The Ignavibacteriales bacterium genome has a window encoding:
- a CDS encoding archaemetzincin family Zn-dependent metalloprotease produces MSSILIVPIRPVDHAELTALVAPLSNAFELPVSIEESRYLDPSFAFDSYRNQFNSTSIISTLLNHVPEHSGKIIGITAVDLFVPVLTYVFGEAQLDGRIAVLSTYRLREELYGLDPNPKLEQIRVLKEAIHELGHTFGLIHCHNPECVMHSSTSAEEVDVKGKNFCEECNQTVQSSISPFSERA; encoded by the coding sequence ATGTCTTCTATTCTGATCGTTCCGATTCGTCCGGTCGATCATGCGGAGTTGACGGCACTCGTCGCACCGCTTTCCAACGCATTTGAACTACCGGTCTCCATTGAAGAATCGAGGTATCTTGATCCATCCTTCGCGTTTGATTCCTATCGCAACCAGTTTAACTCCACTTCTATAATCTCCACACTCCTCAATCACGTTCCAGAGCATTCTGGAAAAATCATCGGCATTACAGCAGTTGATCTTTTCGTACCGGTACTGACCTATGTCTTCGGTGAAGCCCAATTAGACGGGCGCATTGCCGTCTTATCAACGTATAGATTGAGAGAAGAACTTTACGGATTGGATCCAAATCCAAAATTGGAGCAAATCCGAGTGTTGAAAGAAGCGATTCATGAACTCGGCCATACCTTCGGACTCATTCATTGCCACAATCCTGAGTGCGTTATGCATTCCTCCACTTCTGCGGAAGAGGTTGATGTAAAAGGAAAAAACTTCTGCGAAGAGTGCAACCAGACGGTTCAAAGTTCAATATCACCATTCAGTGAACGAGCGTAG
- a CDS encoding sigma-54 dependent transcriptional regulator, which yields MAGKKSAPQSILIVDDELIVRESLTKWFRQDGYRVEAAEDANHALKLMSEGPWDLALLDIKMPGMSGLDLQKRLKEIDKNTGIIMITAFASVESAVQALKEGAFDYVTKPIDPDHLSHIVANALKQKKIVEENVQLREQISDIAKATDIVGESQQIQKVIELAKTVAKTDTTVMLRGESGTGKELIARAIHANSDRRYFPIIAVNCGAVTESLLESELFGHEKGAFTGAQYRRKGKFELADGGTIFLDEIGNVSQKMQVQLLRVIETKQFTRVGGSEVISSDFRVICATNRDLEAAVKDGSFREDLYYRLNVFTVSIPPLRERRADIPLLAEYFRSKYAAIMHKAVTEISANAMDIMVQYDWPGNVRELENVMERAMVLAVPPAIQHTELPFQLASKAHGLQADSLAVVERAQVEMILNRTGWNISRSADILDIDRVTLYNKITKYGLKRP from the coding sequence ATGGCTGGAAAAAAATCTGCACCGCAAAGCATACTGATCGTCGATGATGAACTCATTGTTCGCGAGTCGCTCACAAAGTGGTTCCGTCAAGATGGGTACCGAGTCGAGGCAGCAGAAGATGCTAATCACGCGCTTAAATTGATGAGCGAAGGTCCGTGGGATTTAGCATTGCTCGATATTAAAATGCCGGGCATGAGCGGACTCGATCTTCAAAAGCGGTTGAAGGAGATCGATAAAAACACCGGTATTATTATGATCACCGCATTCGCGTCAGTTGAAAGCGCAGTGCAGGCGCTCAAAGAAGGTGCATTCGATTATGTCACGAAGCCAATCGATCCTGATCACCTTTCACACATTGTAGCGAATGCTCTCAAGCAAAAGAAAATAGTTGAAGAGAACGTCCAGCTTCGCGAACAGATTTCTGATATCGCCAAAGCTACCGACATCGTTGGCGAAAGTCAGCAGATCCAAAAGGTTATTGAGTTAGCGAAAACCGTTGCAAAGACCGATACGACAGTGATGCTGCGCGGTGAAAGCGGAACCGGTAAAGAACTTATTGCGCGGGCAATTCATGCGAACAGTGACCGGCGGTACTTCCCAATTATTGCAGTGAATTGCGGTGCAGTGACGGAGAGTCTGTTGGAAAGCGAACTCTTTGGCCACGAAAAAGGCGCGTTCACAGGGGCGCAATATCGCCGTAAAGGCAAATTTGAGTTAGCAGATGGTGGAACGATATTCCTTGATGAGATTGGTAATGTAAGTCAGAAAATGCAAGTGCAGCTCCTGCGAGTGATTGAGACAAAACAATTTACACGTGTTGGAGGCAGCGAAGTTATTTCCAGCGACTTTCGTGTTATTTGCGCCACGAACCGCGATCTTGAAGCTGCAGTAAAAGATGGTTCGTTTCGTGAAGATTTGTATTACCGCTTAAATGTCTTCACGGTGTCCATCCCACCCTTGCGCGAACGCCGTGCGGATATTCCTTTGCTCGCCGAATACTTTCGCAGCAAATACGCTGCCATTATGCACAAAGCCGTTACAGAAATAAGCGCAAACGCGATGGATATTATGGTACAATACGACTGGCCTGGAAATGTTCGTGAGCTGGAGAACGTTATGGAGCGTGCGATGGTACTTGCAGTGCCGCCGGCAATCCAACACACTGAATTACCGTTCCAACTTGCATCCAAAGCGCACGGCTTGCAAGCAGATTCACTTGCCGTTGTCGAACGGGCGCAAGTGGAAATGATTCTCAACCGTACCGGATGGAACATCTCTCGTTCGGCGGATATTCTTGACATTGACCGAGTGACACTCTATAATAAAATTACGAAGTACGGACTAAAGAGACCATAG
- a CDS encoding ATP-binding protein translates to MRRFFHLLGFRLFLGVAVIVAAGTTLFTMFLVDWQSSKYIAAAQQSATNISDLISRSTRYSMLLNRREDIYEIIKTIGNEPRIERIRIIDKKGIVNFSTQESEVGKSVDMTAEACIGCHSTGKPIVPKNDPTLTRIFESPKGYRVIGIITPIRNDAGCATSNCHAHSSSQTVLGILDVMIPLQDVDQDIAKFERTQIYGSLALFVVLTGFVTIFIWRMVNIPVKKLAVGTQEIVKGNLDHQIDVQTNDEIGYLAISFNQMTQELKRARKELTAWTQTLEQRVSEKTEELRRAQKHMVQIEKMVSLGTLAATVAHELNNPLEGILTYAKLLRKKLERGILSTEGTQEMISELTLIADETARCGNIVKNLLLFSREKVGEFKDSDLHFIIGQSLKLIDHHLKMNNILSEVEIEEKPVILYCDAHQLEEALLALEINAVEAMPAGGTFHIAVNEIEYLNAVQIAVSDTGTGIQEDEMPHIFEPFYTTKKDGKGTGLGLSVVYGIIERHSGSITVDSKPGVGTTFTITLPRQTALKESAQTNI, encoded by the coding sequence ATGAGACGATTTTTCCATTTACTTGGCTTTCGGCTTTTTCTCGGTGTTGCTGTTATAGTAGCCGCAGGCACAACACTATTCACGATGTTTCTTGTGGATTGGCAGTCAAGTAAATATATAGCCGCTGCCCAACAATCTGCTACGAACATCAGCGATCTCATCAGCCGATCAACACGTTACAGTATGCTGCTCAATCGCCGTGAAGATATTTACGAAATCATTAAGACCATTGGAAATGAGCCTCGTATAGAACGAATACGCATTATCGATAAAAAGGGGATCGTCAACTTTTCAACACAAGAATCCGAAGTCGGTAAGAGTGTTGATATGACCGCCGAGGCGTGTATCGGATGCCACAGTACAGGAAAGCCCATTGTCCCAAAGAATGATCCCACGCTAACGCGCATTTTCGAATCACCAAAAGGGTACCGCGTCATCGGTATTATCACTCCTATCCGCAATGATGCGGGCTGCGCAACCAGCAACTGCCATGCGCACAGCAGTTCTCAAACTGTATTAGGAATTTTAGATGTCATGATCCCCCTGCAGGATGTTGATCAGGACATTGCGAAGTTCGAACGGACACAGATATATGGATCGCTTGCATTGTTTGTTGTGCTGACAGGATTCGTAACAATATTCATTTGGAGAATGGTAAATATTCCGGTGAAGAAGCTTGCTGTCGGCACACAGGAAATCGTCAAAGGAAATCTAGACCATCAAATTGATGTACAGACGAATGATGAAATCGGATATCTGGCAATTTCTTTCAACCAGATGACGCAAGAATTGAAACGTGCCCGGAAGGAACTCACCGCTTGGACTCAAACACTGGAACAGCGTGTCTCCGAAAAGACAGAAGAACTTCGTCGAGCGCAAAAACACATGGTACAGATTGAGAAAATGGTATCACTCGGCACGCTTGCTGCTACAGTCGCGCACGAACTCAATAATCCGCTTGAAGGTATTCTGACATACGCCAAACTGCTTCGAAAAAAATTAGAGCGCGGAATCCTTTCCACAGAAGGCACACAAGAAATGATCAGCGAACTTACTCTTATCGCCGATGAAACTGCACGATGCGGCAACATCGTGAAAAACCTTCTCCTCTTCTCGCGCGAGAAAGTTGGAGAGTTCAAAGACTCTGATTTGCATTTCATCATCGGACAAAGTCTCAAGCTCATCGATCATCATTTGAAAATGAACAATATACTATCTGAAGTCGAGATAGAAGAGAAACCGGTGATACTCTATTGTGATGCGCATCAGCTGGAAGAAGCACTGTTGGCACTTGAGATCAATGCTGTGGAGGCAATGCCTGCTGGTGGGACATTCCACATCGCTGTGAACGAAATTGAATATTTGAATGCAGTCCAAATCGCCGTAAGCGATACCGGTACCGGCATTCAAGAAGATGAGATGCCGCACATCTTTGAGCCGTTTTACACAACAAAGAAAGATGGTAAGGGAACCGGCCTCGGTCTGTCTGTCGTTTATGGTATCATCGAACGACACAGCGGTTCGATCACTGTGGATTCGAAACCAGGCGTTGGCACAACATTTACAATCACGTTACCACGACAAACCGCGCTGAAGGAATCCGCGCAAACTAACATTTGA
- a CDS encoding T9SS type A sorting domain-containing protein — MKTFLLTLIMIFNVYGQYKSGTPRDQTAKNVASQVAASTDTVSQFIRLLNDLALNSNNPFFKQHCGFMINVLQAKELSEYEISFVKKMYTTFSDTNILSNASRLLSYTERKRPFIISWTSPADSVVSLAWLLLPQNWDPEKSYPLYVTLHGLYDPYSNPVEYMARYLSPDLIVEKSFEDGYSLFPWGRGNIWYEGIGETDVWESITAVEKLIKVDSTRKYLTGHSMGGYGAWGIGQKSAGTWAALGIYAGALWYNNNNYLTTAAAQNLKDVPAFFVCGTQDGLLGVNQTAHQLLQTAGNTNLAFVTFPGGHEALLENWQKMYEWVRNFTIERKKTCVRADAYQIPACIALFPNYPNPFNPTTTIEYQIPNGGTQYIVSLRVYDMLSREVTTLVDGVTKEGYYTVTFDAHRLASGIYFARCTASSQDGNVPIIKTIKMLMVK, encoded by the coding sequence ATGAAAACATTCCTCCTTACCCTTATAATGATCTTTAACGTCTATGGGCAATATAAATCCGGAACGCCACGAGACCAAACGGCGAAGAATGTTGCCAGCCAGGTTGCAGCTTCTACAGACACTGTATCACAATTTATTAGATTATTGAATGATCTCGCTCTGAATTCCAACAATCCTTTTTTTAAACAGCACTGCGGCTTCATGATCAACGTTCTTCAGGCAAAAGAATTATCGGAGTATGAAATATCATTTGTGAAGAAAATGTACACCACGTTCTCTGATACCAATATATTATCGAATGCAAGCAGGCTCTTATCCTACACAGAGCGAAAGCGTCCATTCATCATTTCGTGGACTTCACCAGCGGACAGCGTCGTTTCGCTGGCCTGGCTCCTTTTGCCGCAAAACTGGGATCCTGAAAAATCTTATCCGCTGTATGTAACGCTGCATGGACTGTACGATCCGTACAGTAATCCGGTTGAATATATGGCGAGATATCTCTCTCCCGATCTTATCGTTGAAAAATCGTTTGAAGACGGTTACTCTTTGTTTCCGTGGGGAAGAGGGAACATCTGGTATGAGGGAATTGGCGAAACCGACGTTTGGGAGAGTATTACGGCAGTCGAGAAGTTGATCAAAGTGGATTCCACAAGAAAATATTTGACGGGACATTCGATGGGGGGCTATGGAGCATGGGGTATCGGACAAAAATCCGCCGGCACATGGGCAGCGCTGGGAATATACGCCGGCGCATTGTGGTATAATAACAATAATTATCTTACAACAGCCGCTGCACAAAACTTAAAAGATGTTCCCGCTTTTTTCGTTTGCGGTACTCAGGATGGGTTGTTAGGTGTCAACCAAACGGCGCATCAATTGCTGCAAACTGCAGGAAATACTAATCTTGCTTTTGTGACCTTTCCAGGCGGACATGAAGCATTGCTGGAAAACTGGCAGAAAATGTACGAATGGGTAAGGAATTTTACTATTGAAAGAAAAAAGACTTGCGTCAGGGCTGATGCTTATCAAATACCTGCCTGCATAGCTTTATTTCCCAATTATCCTAATCCGTTTAATCCGACGACGACGATCGAATATCAAATTCCTAATGGTGGGACACAATATATTGTGTCCCTACGGGTGTACGATATGCTCAGCCGTGAAGTAACAACATTGGTCGATGGAGTAACGAAAGAAGGATATTACACTGTCACGTTTGATGCCCATCGTCTCGCAAGCGGTATCTATTTTGCAAGATGCACAGCAAGTTCACAAGATGGTAATGTCCCCATCATAAAAACGATAAAGATGCTGATGGTAAAATAA
- a CDS encoding restriction endonuclease: MEKESEQFEKLTKELFELLRNDPKIETVEQNVLLEGIDGPRQIDVVIRGKVGPIDILTVVECKDNSRKVNIETVDAFHSVALDVKANKAIIVSSKGFSKNAISKAKRLGITLCTLHDVKYDKWKFHPGIPVTIEEIELLDLSDSYEFIATSTSPIIYPVFCNGIQIRDLFFNEWNSGKILKLEPDKLHCWEPNIDKPYRILNQDGEYVPINSLNVSYKTKKNIYFGYVGQLDYTKVIFFVDQKEGRMIFDENIGFNYREKFIKLNSKEKVPFNEKFSIKFCVRTAVKKISQPKYKIEPTIS; encoded by the coding sequence ATGGAAAAAGAATCAGAGCAATTTGAAAAGCTTACTAAGGAACTCTTTGAGTTACTGAGGAATGATCCGAAGATTGAAACTGTAGAGCAAAACGTTCTACTTGAAGGAATTGATGGACCAAGACAAATCGATGTTGTGATAAGAGGAAAAGTAGGCCCGATAGACATACTAACCGTCGTGGAATGCAAGGATAATAGTAGAAAAGTTAATATAGAGACGGTTGATGCGTTCCATTCAGTAGCGCTAGATGTAAAAGCGAATAAAGCAATCATCGTGTCAAGTAAAGGATTTTCTAAAAACGCTATTTCTAAAGCGAAAAGATTAGGAATAACCTTATGCACATTACATGATGTAAAGTATGATAAGTGGAAATTTCATCCCGGTATTCCGGTGACTATAGAAGAAATTGAACTTTTAGATCTTTCCGACTCGTATGAATTCATTGCCACGAGCACATCGCCTATTATTTATCCAGTCTTCTGTAATGGTATTCAAATTAGAGATTTGTTCTTTAACGAATGGAATAGTGGCAAAATATTAAAACTAGAACCTGATAAATTGCATTGTTGGGAACCAAATATTGATAAGCCGTATCGTATTCTTAATCAAGATGGAGAATACGTCCCTATAAATAGCCTTAATGTATCCTATAAGACAAAGAAAAATATCTATTTTGGATACGTTGGGCAATTAGATTATACTAAAGTCATTTTCTTCGTAGATCAAAAAGAAGGAAGAATGATTTTTGATGAGAACATAGGTTTTAATTACCGAGAGAAATTTATAAAATTAAATTCGAAAGAAAAGGTTCCTTTTAATGAAAAATTCTCGATAAAATTTTGTGTGAGAACTGCAGTTAAAAAAATATCTCAACCAAAATACAAAATAGAACCAACTATATCCTAA